Below is a window of Camelina sativa cultivar DH55 chromosome 11, Cs, whole genome shotgun sequence DNA.
TGATCAGTCAACTCATGCATTCCGAGGTCTTTCTGGTCCACTCCCTACTGATGTTGCGATGGAACTAAATGGCGTCTTAGGCAACCTTAATGGCACAAAAGAGTCTATCAAAAGTGCTAAGATTTGGTTCATGCAGAGATCTCCCTTTGCACCAGCTTTAGCAGAGGCACTAAGAGACAGGGTTTTTGCAATGGATGATTCTGACAGACAGATGCACATAGTTTATCTAGCTAATGACATTCTCTTTGACAGGTATCTAAACTTAATTTCTTGATCGCTGTTTATTATGTAAGAGAAATTCTGCATAGATGtagttttttgtttatcttattaACGTTACGTTATGATAGGTTGCAACATTATGATGCTTCCACCCTAatatttttaccctttttcACTAATGTTTTGCTTCCTTGAACACAGTTTGCAACGGAGGACAAACTTGCACGAGTTTGACAATGAAGCTCTTGCTTTTAGACCTGTTTTGGGTTCCATGCTTGGGAGGATTTACCACTTTCCACAGAACAAGGAAGAAAACCAGTCACGTCTGGAgaagattttgcagttttgggCTTCAAAGGAGGTTTTTGATCAAGACACCATCTCCTCCCttgagaaagagatgaaaactGGACCACCAGCAAATACCTTTTCTCATTCGCCCATCATAGCAGCAAACTCCTTACAACGTACAGGTACTCTCTCGCTCTTCCGTGAAAGAGACAAAAAATATAACTCGACCTATGTGTAAGACGAATATGATATAGATTTGACCATACatcaacaaatttttttccGTATGCACTTGCAGGAATGCTGCAACAGCCACCAAACAGTAATGTCCCTGGCACAATGAATTCAGAGCATCTGAATCCCGTCGCAACCCAGCAGTTCATCTCAAATGTGATGCCTCTTGGTGCTTTCCCCGGTTCCATGCCGCTTAACGCTCCTGTTCCACCACCAACCCAACCACCTGCTGGTGAGAAGCCGCCTCCATATCCTCTCTTTCCTCCTGGTCTGATCCCTGGGATGGTCAGAAAGATGCAGATCGGTAGTGGTGTGCCGTACTCTCCATTGAGCCCTCTTGATATCCCAACTGTCATACCACCATCTGATACACCTCAATCTGAAGTACTCGAGAGAGTATCTAAGTTCTTCAAAGAGATTGGAGAGGTCAACCCAAGCGAAGGTCCCATGGGATCTGAATCACAGGACGACTATGATAATTATGAGCGAGATAGTCCACAACGGAAAGGAGGTGCCTGCATTCCTCCACCTCCCAATCTACAGGTGGACCCTGAGACGGGAACATACGCAGATGGAAGCACCGATAAAAGGAGTGGATCAGGGAGATTGGGACTTGGGGCAACAGCTGATCCGAACGAACCAACTCAGTATGATGATGTTTATACATCTTACAGAAAACACAGAAGTACTAATTATCACACATCCATGAGTTCAAGAGCTACAACCAGATAAGATCCAGTTCCATTTCTCATCTTCTGATGGCTAGTTCAGTCTTGTTAGATAACAAAGTTGAGCCTTTTTGTACTGTAGTTGTTAATGTGGCAAATGTGATCTTCTCTCAGctttgaaaattgaaatatagACTTGTCATCACATCCAGTCATCTAAACAAAAGTTTTTCTAAACATATTCCCTCTTTTCGATAAACGTAAGAGCTCttggaaattttatattaacGGTATCTAAAGATTACCAGCTCATTGTTAGAAGCTTCAGCTAGGAAAACCATGTTGGCTGTTTACAATGTTGCTCATATCATCTTATCACACAGATAAttatatgtatgttttattCTGTCCAAGTATGTGTGGGaaagagtggaagaagaagagtagtagTGGTAGTTTCTCATCAAAGTTTGCTTATAGTAGATTCATCTCAACATTAGAAGAATTTCATGAGTTGAGATCCACCCAACCAATAGAGAAGAAGGTGCATTTGATATAACTCCATTACAATGTGGGTCGAAACTAGGCAAATATAAGACCATGTGTGCCATATGCTCTGGttagaattttatttcattataatGTGGTGCCTGTATACACATTGGAATTGAGTTATGAGACTTCTTCACGTTCCCCAAATATTGCTAGTTGCTATCCATAATGGCCCGTACCTTTATTAAGACCTGCAAAAAGACCGGATCTTTGGAAATTTGGTGAGCAACTGTCAATCTTAACTCGGTATGATGATGTTTATACATCTAACACGGAACTGAGAACTACTAATTTTTCGGATCTAATCTTGATAAAACAAAGACTCAAATATCTGGACAAAAGCTTAGTTACTCCATAACGTAAATGTAACATACGCATCAGAGCGCTAAAACCAAAATTCACTTGTACAAAAGGACAAGAATTAGGCAAGAAGTAAAAGACTAAACTCTCAAAAAGCTTCATGAGGAAAAATTGTGGACTCTGACAATTATTCACTCATTAGCTTTAAGTTGAAAAGATCTTAGGGTGCAAGCCTTTGAGGGTCACGAGGGAAGAGCGATGTTTTCCGGATGTTGTTCAGTGCACAGAAAAGCATGACCACTCGCTCTAGCCCCACTCCGAACCCACCGTGTGGAGGTGCACCATACCTGTAAACATTATTTGTAGCAATTGTCTGCTTAGAGAACTCAGATAAACTAGTAACGGCACCGCGCTGGTCCAGCTCGTAAATTACCTGAATGAATCGATGTATGTGGATATTGTCTTGACATCAATGCCGTATTCCCCTGCACGTTGCTCCAAGACTTCTGGGATATGGACACGTTGAGCTCCTGATATGATCTCCTCACCTAGGACAGAACACGTCGACTTAGAATCAAATGGGCAGTAACGTAATCAGAGAGAACACACAAGGTAAAAAAGTATAACTCAAAGATGTACCTCTGATGAAGACATCAAAAGAGTTGCTGTAAAGAGGATTATCGGCACAAGTCATGGTGTAGAACGGCCTAACTGCCTTAGGATACCGATGCAGAATATAGAACTCAGTGTTGTACCTGTCGAAATCAACAACACACAGTGTTAGAACAACATTGTAACTGTGAGATACAGAACTAAATCATTTTGAAAACGCAAATGATATCAAACATGGGTAGACAATACAAATGGATTACTTTTCTAAAACAAGTTGGCCAAGTTTTCTCTCAGATTCAGTGTTTAGATCGCCAAGAGGATCAATCTCCACACCAGCATCCTGTCAACACATCaagattacaattattattgaaaaagtCCATTTGAAAACCTCAGGTGAAATACAAGTCATACCTTCAGCATTTGAACCCCTTCTTCAAACGTTAACCTCAATGTTTTTGGTAGAAACTGCAATTTAGTGCCAATTATCAGAATCCAATAAGATACAAAAACTCAGTTTCTAATATTCCTTGCTTATACTGCATACGGTACCTTCAAAGGTTCAAATGGGTATTGCTTTGCAACAGCTTCCAGTTCCTTTTTACACTTCTCATTCAAACTAGTGaatataaacacaaataatTCGTCCACAAGGTCCATTATctgcacaaacaagagagatattATTAGCACACTGGTACAATAGAAGATACTTGAGATAAATAATATAAGTAACAGCACAATCTTACCTCGGAATAGTGTTTTTGAATCTCCATCTCCACATCAAGACCCACAAATTCACACAGATGTCTATGAGTGAACGAGTCTTCTGCTCTGAAAACAGGACCTATCTCAAAGACACGTCGCAAGTCACCACATATTGCCATTTGCTTGTGAAGTTGAGGAGACTGAGCGAGACAAGCAGGCTGCCCTTTGTATTCCAACCTAAACACGGCAGAACCTCCTTCGCTACTACCAGCCATCAGTTTCGGTGTGTGGATTCCAACAAAAGACTTCTCTAGTAATTTTTCTCTGAAAGCCTACAAAAGTGATAGCTAATTCAGAAAAACCACATAGAACGAAGCAACCAAATCATGAAATGTTATACTAATAACACATTTCTATAGTGACTATCCTATCCTAGTCATGGTGCCtacacaaataatttatttttaccaaaccaGGCTCATATCCATAACTAACAGATATGAAAACAGGACTAAAAATAATGAAGATCTAATCTTCCACCATGTTTTAAAAAGATGAAGGCCTTACATTTTCGATTTGACACTGAATGCGGAAGATGGCTTGATTAGCCGGTGTTCTGATGTCAAGTACCCTATGATTCAAACGAGTATCCTGATTGACACGAGCAGCTTTCGTTCCACTCTGCAAAAATCATGAAAACAACAACTCTAATGAACAGATTGACCACCATAGAAGCATCAGAAGAACACAAATGATCAGAAATTCAAAGCAAAATTGTACCATCTCCAAAACTTTAAGATAGCAAACTATACCTGAAGAGATTTTTCTATATCCGCTTCACTTCGGGCAGCATCCTCCACACTGAGTGGTAATTTTGCCAAGGCTTTGTTGACGCAGTACACTTTTCTCACTTGAATTTCAACCTGCAATTAACATTATAGatccacaaacacaaacatgAGATAACAATGTCACAACCAAATGAAACGAGACactgaaaacaagaagaaaagaaaacgaaccTGCTGAGTAGTTCCCGTCAAAGGCTCCTTAGGGAGAGCGACGACGCCGATGACATCGACAAAGGATTCGCGACTCAGCTGCCTGAGGTATTTAACCATGTTGGCGCCCACTTTGTTCTGCTCCGCTTGGCTAACCACGCACTGAACAGTTGATCCACTCGCCCTCAAGATCACAAACCCCAGTTTGCCAGACACTGGACGATTCGTGTGAACTCGGCCTCTGATAAGAACCTCCGATTCCGCCATCTCTTCAACCAAATCGCTCACATCGATCCAATTTTTTCCTTCAATAGCCTCTCTCCATTTCCCGGCTTTCGGATCCTCCGTCGATTGCAACTCGTTGAGAGTCACGTCACCGTAGTTACTGGAAAACTCGTCATTCTCTTCGAGAGACATCGAAGCCGTTTTCTGAGTAGCTTCTTCGTGTTCCTGCCGGCGGCGTAACTTCTCTAGCTTCGCGGCTTCCTTCTTCGCTGCTTTCTTGCTTATCTTCTCTCCAGATTCCTCCGACAGCATTTGAGACTCCGACGACGACATAATGGCTCGCTAAAAGGATgagtcaaaaatcaaaatagccCACTGAATCGAAAACCACGAAACCCTAAGCTTTCCATATatcaaaaaaacgaaaaacacgGAA
It encodes the following:
- the LOC104721718 gene encoding aspartate--tRNA ligase 2, cytoplasmic, which codes for MSSSESQMLSEESGEKISKKAAKKEAAKLEKLRRRQEHEEATQKTASMSLEENDEFSSNYGDVTLNELQSTEDPKAGKWREAIEGKNWIDVSDLVEEMAESEVLIRGRVHTNRPVSGKLGFVILRASGSTVQCVVSQAEQNKVGANMVKYLRQLSRESFVDVIGVVALPKEPLTGTTQQVEIQVRKVYCVNKALAKLPLSVEDAARSEADIEKSLQSGTKAARVNQDTRLNHRVLDIRTPANQAIFRIQCQIENAFREKLLEKSFVGIHTPKLMAGSSEGGSAVFRLEYKGQPACLAQSPQLHKQMAICGDLRRVFEIGPVFRAEDSFTHRHLCEFVGLDVEMEIQKHYSEIMDLVDELFVFIFTSLNEKCKKELEAVAKQYPFEPLKFLPKTLRLTFEEGVQMLKDAGVEIDPLGDLNTESERKLGQLVLEKYNTEFYILHRYPKAVRPFYTMTCADNPLYSNSFDVFIRGEEIISGAQRVHIPEVLEQRAGEYGIDVKTISTYIDSFRYGAPPHGGFGVGLERVVMLFCALNNIRKTSLFPRDPQRLAP
- the LOC104721717 gene encoding calcium homeostasis endoplasmic reticulum protein-like isoform X2, encoding MDRRQHDYAASSGLPYAQQQQQQGPNFQQQQQQQQQPQFGFHPQHQQYPPPMNASGFIPPHPSMQQFPYQHPPMHQQQQLPHPPHQQMFGQQQPQAFLPHHLPPPFPGPYDSAPPHPPPADPELQKRIDKLVEYSVKNGPEFEAMMRDRQKDNPEYAFLFGGEGHGYYRYKHFLSMHPPGGPFDPPFPSSSMPMIHHPPNPMMSPSMNNVPPGALAVPPIRQPPFPSFHDHHQLQQHVPQPHPFAPHARPDFDQSTHAFRGLSGPLPTDVAMELNGVLGNLNGTKESIKSAKIWFMQRSPFAPALAEALRDRVFAMDDSDRQMHIVYLANDILFDSLQRRTNLHEFDNEALAFRPVLGSMLGRIYHFPQNKEENQSRLEKILQFWASKEVFDQDTISSLEKEMKTGPPANTFSHSPIIAANSLQRTGMLQQPPNSNVPGTMNSEHLNPVATQQFISNVMPLGAFPGSMPLNAPVPPPTQPPAGEKPPPYPLFPPGLIPGMVRKMQIGSGVPYSPLSPLDIPTVIPPSDTPQSEVLERVSKFFKEIGEVNPSEGPMGSESQDDYDNYERDSPQRKGGACIPPPPNLQVDPETGTYADGSTDKRSGSGRLGLGATADPNEPTQYDDVYTSYRKHRSTNYHTSMSSRATTR